In a genomic window of Callithrix jacchus isolate 240 chromosome 22, calJac240_pri, whole genome shotgun sequence:
- the APLP1 gene encoding amyloid beta precursor like protein 1 isoform X2, producing the protein MGPASPAVRCLGRRRGQLPLPLLLPLLLLLLRAQPAVGSLAGGSPGAAEAPGSAQVAGLCGRPTLHRDLRTGRWEPDPQRSRRCLRDPQRVLEYCRQMYPELQIARVEQATQAIPMEHWCGGARSGHCAHPHHQVVPFRCLPGEFVSEALLVPEGCRFLHQERMDECESSTRRHQEAQEACSSQGLILHGSGMLLPCGSDRFRGVEYVCCPPPGTPDPSGTAVGDPSTRSWPPGGKAEGAEDEEEEESFPQPVDDYFVEPPQAEEEEEEERVPPPSSHTLAVVSKVTPTPRPTDGVDIYFGMPGEISEHEGFLRAKMDLEERRMRQINEVMREWAMADNQSKNLPKADRQALNEHFQSILQTLEEQVSGERQRLVETHATRVIALINDQRRAALEGFLAALQGDPPQAERVLMALRRYLRAEQKEQRHTLRHYQHVAAVDPEKAQQMRFQVQTHLQVIEERVNQSLGLLDQHPHLAQELRPQIQELLHSEHLGPSELEAPAPGGSSEDKGGLQPPDSKDDTPMTLPKGSTEQDAASPGKENMSPLEQYERKVNASVPRGFPFHSSEIQRDELAPAGTGVSREAVSGLLIMGAGGGSLIVLSMLLLRRKKPYGTISHGVVEVDPMLTLEEQQLRELQRHGYENPTYRFLEERP; encoded by the exons ATGGGGCCAGCCAGCCCCGCTGTTCGCTGTCTGGGTCGCCGCCGGGGCCAGCTGccgctgccgctgctgctgccaCTATTGCTGCTGCTTCTGCGCGCGCAGCCCGCCGTCGGGAGCCTGGCCGGTGGGAGCCCCGGCGCGGCCGAG GCCCCGGGGTCGGCCCAGGTGGCCGGACTATGCGGACGCCCAACCCTTCACCGGGACCTGCGCACCGGCCGCTGGGAACCAGACCCACAGCGTTCTCGACGCTGTCTCCGGGACCCGCAGCGCGTGCTGGAGTACTGCAGACAG ATGTACCCGGAGCTGCAGATTGCACGTGTGGAGCAGGCTACTCAGGCCATTCCCATGGAGCACTGGTGCGGGGGTGCCCGGAGCGGCCACTGcgcccacccccaccaccaggTTGTACCCTTCCGCTGCCTGC CTGGTGAATTTGTGAGCGAGGCTCTGCTGGTGCCCGAAGGCTGCCGGTTCTTGCACCAGGAGCGCATGGACGAATGTGAGAGTTCAACACGGAGGCATCAGGAGGCACAGGAG GCCTGCAGCTCCCAGGGCCTCATCCTGCATGGCTCAGGTATGCTTTTGCCCTGTGGCTCGGATCGGTTCCGTGGTGTGGAATATGTGTGCTGTCCCCCTCCAGGGACCCCTGACCCATCTGGGACAGCAGTTGG TGACCCCTCTACCCGGTCCTGGCCCCCGGGGGGCAAAGCAGAGGGGGctgaggatgaggaagaggaggaatccTTCCCACAGCCAGTAGATGATTACTTCGTGGAGCCTCCGCAggctgaagaggaagaggaggaggaaagggtgcCACCCCCAAGCTCCCATACCCTTGCAGTGGTCAGCAAAG TCACTCCCACCCCGAGGCCCACAGACGGTGTGGATATTTACTTCGGCATGCCTGGGGAAATCAGCGAGCACGAGGGGTTCCTGAGGGCCAAGATGGACCTGGAGGAGCGTAGGATGCGCCAGATTAATGAG GTGATGCGTGAATGGGCCATGGCCGACAACCAGTCCAAGAACCTACCTAAAGCTGACAGACAGGCCCTGAATGAG CACTTCCAGTCCATTCTGCAGACCCTGGAGGAGCAGGTGTCTGGTGAGCGACAGCGCCTGGTGGAGACTCATGCCACCCGTGTCATCGCCCTTATCAACGACCAGCGGCGGGCCGCCTTGGAGGGCTTCCTGGCAGCCCTGCAGGGAGATCCGCCTCAG GCGGAGCGCGTCCTGATGGCCCTGCGGCGCTACCTGCGTGCGGAACAGAAGGAGCAGAGGCACACGCTGCGCCACTACCAGCACGTGGCGGCCGTGGATCCAGAGAAGGCGCAGCAGATGCGCTTCCAG GTGCAGACCCACCTTCAAGTGATTGAGGAGAGGGTGAATCAGAGCCTGGGCCTGCTTGATCAGCACCCCCACCTGGCTCAGGAGCTGCGGCCCCAGATCC AGGAACTCCTCCACTCTGAACACCTGGGTCCCAGTGAATTGGAAGCCCCTGCCCCTGGGGGCAGCAGTGAGGACAAGGGTGGGCTGCAGCCTCCAGATTCCAAGGATG ACACCCCCATGACCCTTCCAAAAG GGTCCACAGAACAAGATGCTGCATCCCCTGGGAAAGAGAATATGTCCCCGCTGGAACAGTATGAGCGAAAG GTGAATGCGTCTGTTCCAAGGGGTTTCCCTTTCCACTCATCGGAGATTCAGAGGGATGAGCTG GCACCAGCTGGGACAGGCGTGTCCCGTGAGGCTGTGTCGGGTCTGCTGATCATGGGAGCCGGCGGAGGCTCCCTCATCGTCCTCTCCATGCTGCTCTTGCGAAGGAAGAAGCCCTACGGGACTATCAGCCATGGTGTGGTAGAG GTGGACCCCATGCTGACCCTGGAGGAGCAGCAGCTCCGTGAACTGCAGCGACACGGCTATGAGAACCCCACCTACCGCTTCCTGGAGGAACGACCCTGA
- the APLP1 gene encoding amyloid beta precursor like protein 1 isoform X1: MGPASPAVRCLGRRRGQLPLPLLLPLLLLLLRAQPAVGSLAGGSPGAAEAPGSAQVAGLCGRPTLHRDLRTGRWEPDPQRSRRCLRDPQRVLEYCRQMYPELQIARVEQATQAIPMEHWCGGARSGHCAHPHHQVVPFRCLPGEFVSEALLVPEGCRFLHQERMDECESSTRRHQEAQEACSSQGLILHGSGMLLPCGSDRFRGVEYVCCPPPGTPDPSGTAVGDPSTRSWPPGGKAEGAEDEEEEESFPQPVDDYFVEPPQAEEEEEEERVPPPSSHTLAVVSKVTPTPRPTDGVDIYFGMPGEISEHEGFLRAKMDLEERRMRQINEVMREWAMADNQSKNLPKADRQALNEHFQSILQTLEEQVSGERQRLVETHATRVIALINDQRRAALEGFLAALQGDPPQAERVLMALRRYLRAEQKEQRHTLRHYQHVAAVDPEKAQQMRFQVQTHLQVIEERVNQSLGLLDQHPHLAQELRPQIQELLHSEHLGPSELEAPAPGGSSEDKGGLQPPDSKDADTPMTLPKGSTEQDAASPGKENMSPLEQYERKVNASVPRGFPFHSSEIQRDELAPAGTGVSREAVSGLLIMGAGGGSLIVLSMLLLRRKKPYGTISHGVVEVDPMLTLEEQQLRELQRHGYENPTYRFLEERP; the protein is encoded by the exons ATGGGGCCAGCCAGCCCCGCTGTTCGCTGTCTGGGTCGCCGCCGGGGCCAGCTGccgctgccgctgctgctgccaCTATTGCTGCTGCTTCTGCGCGCGCAGCCCGCCGTCGGGAGCCTGGCCGGTGGGAGCCCCGGCGCGGCCGAG GCCCCGGGGTCGGCCCAGGTGGCCGGACTATGCGGACGCCCAACCCTTCACCGGGACCTGCGCACCGGCCGCTGGGAACCAGACCCACAGCGTTCTCGACGCTGTCTCCGGGACCCGCAGCGCGTGCTGGAGTACTGCAGACAG ATGTACCCGGAGCTGCAGATTGCACGTGTGGAGCAGGCTACTCAGGCCATTCCCATGGAGCACTGGTGCGGGGGTGCCCGGAGCGGCCACTGcgcccacccccaccaccaggTTGTACCCTTCCGCTGCCTGC CTGGTGAATTTGTGAGCGAGGCTCTGCTGGTGCCCGAAGGCTGCCGGTTCTTGCACCAGGAGCGCATGGACGAATGTGAGAGTTCAACACGGAGGCATCAGGAGGCACAGGAG GCCTGCAGCTCCCAGGGCCTCATCCTGCATGGCTCAGGTATGCTTTTGCCCTGTGGCTCGGATCGGTTCCGTGGTGTGGAATATGTGTGCTGTCCCCCTCCAGGGACCCCTGACCCATCTGGGACAGCAGTTGG TGACCCCTCTACCCGGTCCTGGCCCCCGGGGGGCAAAGCAGAGGGGGctgaggatgaggaagaggaggaatccTTCCCACAGCCAGTAGATGATTACTTCGTGGAGCCTCCGCAggctgaagaggaagaggaggaggaaagggtgcCACCCCCAAGCTCCCATACCCTTGCAGTGGTCAGCAAAG TCACTCCCACCCCGAGGCCCACAGACGGTGTGGATATTTACTTCGGCATGCCTGGGGAAATCAGCGAGCACGAGGGGTTCCTGAGGGCCAAGATGGACCTGGAGGAGCGTAGGATGCGCCAGATTAATGAG GTGATGCGTGAATGGGCCATGGCCGACAACCAGTCCAAGAACCTACCTAAAGCTGACAGACAGGCCCTGAATGAG CACTTCCAGTCCATTCTGCAGACCCTGGAGGAGCAGGTGTCTGGTGAGCGACAGCGCCTGGTGGAGACTCATGCCACCCGTGTCATCGCCCTTATCAACGACCAGCGGCGGGCCGCCTTGGAGGGCTTCCTGGCAGCCCTGCAGGGAGATCCGCCTCAG GCGGAGCGCGTCCTGATGGCCCTGCGGCGCTACCTGCGTGCGGAACAGAAGGAGCAGAGGCACACGCTGCGCCACTACCAGCACGTGGCGGCCGTGGATCCAGAGAAGGCGCAGCAGATGCGCTTCCAG GTGCAGACCCACCTTCAAGTGATTGAGGAGAGGGTGAATCAGAGCCTGGGCCTGCTTGATCAGCACCCCCACCTGGCTCAGGAGCTGCGGCCCCAGATCC AGGAACTCCTCCACTCTGAACACCTGGGTCCCAGTGAATTGGAAGCCCCTGCCCCTGGGGGCAGCAGTGAGGACAAGGGTGGGCTGCAGCCTCCAGATTCCAAGGATG CAGACACCCCCATGACCCTTCCAAAAG GGTCCACAGAACAAGATGCTGCATCCCCTGGGAAAGAGAATATGTCCCCGCTGGAACAGTATGAGCGAAAG GTGAATGCGTCTGTTCCAAGGGGTTTCCCTTTCCACTCATCGGAGATTCAGAGGGATGAGCTG GCACCAGCTGGGACAGGCGTGTCCCGTGAGGCTGTGTCGGGTCTGCTGATCATGGGAGCCGGCGGAGGCTCCCTCATCGTCCTCTCCATGCTGCTCTTGCGAAGGAAGAAGCCCTACGGGACTATCAGCCATGGTGTGGTAGAG GTGGACCCCATGCTGACCCTGGAGGAGCAGCAGCTCCGTGAACTGCAGCGACACGGCTATGAGAACCCCACCTACCGCTTCCTGGAGGAACGACCCTGA